From a region of the Pyxidicoccus trucidator genome:
- a CDS encoding SIR2 family NAD-dependent protein deacylase yields METLLLDSNTWLLVLTGAGVSAESGVPTFRGMNGLWEDQPVEQVASPEGFAKDPLRVWRFYSQRRAGAAGVSPNPGHDALVSWERHLGDRFLL; encoded by the coding sequence GTGGAAACGCTCCTTCTCGATTCGAATACCTGGCTGCTCGTCCTCACCGGCGCGGGCGTCTCCGCCGAGAGCGGAGTCCCGACCTTCCGAGGAATGAACGGGCTCTGGGAGGACCAGCCCGTGGAGCAGGTGGCCTCGCCCGAGGGCTTCGCGAAGGATCCGCTGCGGGTGTGGCGCTTCTACTCCCAGCGGCGAGCAGGGGCCGCGGGCGTCTCGCCCAACCCCGGCCATGACGCGCTGGTTTCCTGGGAGCGTCACCTGGGCGACCGCTTCCTCCT